The bacterium genome includes the window GCAGCCGCGCGAAGGAGACCAGTGGAAGACCGTCAAGGACATAGACGATCCGGTATTGAAGGAAGTCCTTTCGAGCTTCACCCCTCCTGAAGACATTGGTCTTTCCGACGTGAACTTCATCAACCTTTACGTTGAACACACCTACTCCTTGCGTGATGACGGAAAAGCAGAGGTTCGCGAGCGCGTGATTCGTTTCATCACTGCTGAAGCGGGAAAGGGTCAGGCCGCCAACAATACGTGGCTTTATCTTTCTGACCGCTCCCGCGCAAAGCTCGATTTCGCCCGCGGCATAACACTCGAAGGAATAGTAACATCCATCAACGAAGCTGCAATTAACCGCACGAGCCTTTACCCCGCGCCTGCCGAATACAGCAATTTGATGCAGATTCAGATAGCGGTTCCGGAATCGAAACTTGGCTCGATTTTAGATTTCCAGTTTTCAAAGATAGTGGACGTCATTGACAGCCTGCATCCATTCTCTGAACAGCTCATTCTCGAATCAAACGAACCGACCCTCAAGGAGATTGTAAAGGTCGAACAGCCTCAAAACGGTCCGCTAGCGGTCTGGGTCTCGACCGGCGATGCTCCGCGCAAGGAGACAAGACAGGGCAGGGAGATTCTTACATGGGAGATTCCGACACAGCTTCCTAAAAGGTTCGAGTATAATCTTCCTCCCTCAGCGGACTACCTGCCGCGCTTTATCGTAAGCGAAAAGGGCGACTGGCAGACCATCGCGGCGAGACTTAAGCCGTCGTTCGACTATGCGGTAACGCCTGGCAGTACGCTTGCCTCGCTGGTCGATTCGCTCACGAAAGGTCTTTCGACGAGTGAGGAGAAGGCCCGGGCGCTTTATTCGTTCGTCGCGACGAACGTGCGCTATACAGGCCCCGCTCCTGACCGCTTCTCATACGCGCCCACCCAGTGCGAGGATGTGCTTTCGCGCAGATTCGCTAACAACCTCGACCGCGCCACTCTTCTTTACGCAATGATGCTCGAAGCCGGTCTCGATGCGGACCTCGTTCTCATACGCAGCCGTTGGTCCGGCAGGCTTATCCCCTCCTTCCCCTCGCTCGGTCAGCTTAACTACGCGCTCGTGCTTTTTGAAGACCGCATCTGGCTCGACCCAGTACCCGATCTTGCATACGGCACGCTCAACGAGCAGGACGCTATGGGTTTATCTATATCTTCGGGAAAGCTGAAGAAAACGCCGTTCTTGAGTCCTGCGGAGGACGCATCCGTCACGCATTCCGAAGCAAGGCTGAACTCAGACGGCTCCCTCGATTTGACTACGCGGGTCGATTTCACTGGCAGGACTTCGTACTCATGGAAAAGCTATCTTAAGCCCATGTCCGCGGACGAGCGAAAGCAGGAAGCCGAAAGGCTTGCATCCGAGATTCATCCGAACGCGGCGCTGCGCTCATTCGAGTTCAAGGGCGTTGAAAATCTTAACGACAACGTTTCGTACACGCTCAGGGTCAGCATTCCCGACTACGCCGTGAGCGCGGGCGACTACTTGCTTTTCTATCTGCCGGGAGTCACGCATTCAGCGTATTCGGTCGGTTCAGCGCAAAGGCTCTACCCCATTGACCGCCGGACGCGCACATCCGATATGCTCGATTTGACGTTAGAGCTTCCTGCGGGCGCAGTCCTTCTCGAACTGCCGAAGGATGTATCGCTGAAGACGAAGCAGG containing:
- a CDS encoding DUF3857 domain-containing protein; this translates as MKRLLYIAIIVLLSGCRPSVRSSHDVIYLVNGEEKTGTLEKITSDSVWFSTPEGKLEAAKSEVASIDIPQPREGDQWKTVKDIDDPVLKEVLSSFTPPEDIGLSDVNFINLYVEHTYSLRDDGKAEVRERVIRFITAEAGKGQAANNTWLYLSDRSRAKLDFARGITLEGIVTSINEAAINRTSLYPAPAEYSNLMQIQIAVPESKLGSILDFQFSKIVDVIDSLHPFSEQLILESNEPTLKEIVKVEQPQNGPLAVWVSTGDAPRKETRQGREILTWEIPTQLPKRFEYNLPPSADYLPRFIVSEKGDWQTIAARLKPSFDYAVTPGSTLASLVDSLTKGLSTSEEKARALYSFVATNVRYTGPAPDRFSYAPTQCEDVLSRRFANNLDRATLLYAMMLEAGLDADLVLIRSRWSGRLIPSFPSLGQLNYALVLFEDRIWLDPVPDLAYGTLNEQDAMGLSISSGKLKKTPFLSPAEDASVTHSEARLNSDGSLDLTTRVDFTGRTSYSWKSYLKPMSADERKQEAERLASEIHPNAALRSFEFKGVENLNDNVSYTLRVSIPDYAVSAGDYLLFYLPGVTHSAYSVGSAQRLYPIDRRTRTSDMLDLTLELPAGAVLLELPKDVSLKTKQDSYSATNLTPRPGAMKFTESVQVLDPWIAPEAYPEYKALIEGMARVNQKPLVLKLK